Proteins encoded within one genomic window of Spodoptera frugiperda isolate SF20-4 chromosome 7, AGI-APGP_CSIRO_Sfru_2.0, whole genome shotgun sequence:
- the LOC118266243 gene encoding LOW QUALITY PROTEIN: endoplasmic reticulum metallopeptidase 1 (The sequence of the model RefSeq protein was modified relative to this genomic sequence to represent the inferred CDS: inserted 2 bases in 2 codons), whose protein sequence is MESMEFVKENKPAQPPLSVWWLAAGLAASAALLAGVALLDAALPEPLGPGAPPERFHGLTAHRHLTNLTAIGPRVAGSYENEVLAVGVLVAAVKDIAAHASPHNRLELDVHTASGAFELSFMDGMNNVYRDVQNVVVRVRGVGGRATGRSALLLNCHFDTVPDSPGASDDGAGCAVLLEVLRALAAARRPLRHDAVFLFNGAEENILQASHAFITQHKWARDVRAFINIEACGAGGREVLFQAGPHDPWIVEMYASVVPHPYASSLAQELFESGLIPADTDFRIFRDFGNLSGVDLAWSSNGYVYHTRLDTARAVPAAALQRTGDNVLALAAALLASARLEQAPDGARQPVFFDVLGLRVLALRAPAAAACAAATTALVLLKVHVNAGAARARLYMSRAAWWRAVARAALCLAAAHGAGLLAALLAALLLAAAGARMAYYSRPWLLAPLFALPALAATLGAARRGWGRPALLRGWWGARAWHDAGALGAALLLQLCALAGLRSGFLPLLWALPAASADLLAAALGARGGARAALWALGAALPAAQTMYLALGSLQMFVPLMGRAGSSAVPADAVMALLAAALAQACCGWLLAPAAAARGVGRAARAAALASAAALLAVALSPLGAPYSAARPQRLMVFHTRRTLHAPLVPQDVVDHLYWVPDLDANTADTLRRHVPALAGAAPVSAAECARLLYCGVPYYLPVRSLVPRSHAAPAPGPPLPRLRAALRLRRLNATALELRLRLRGPAHVVLQLRPAAGARXAWSSVLGAPRAATDGTYFLALHAARGAERGAARWDLRLQLQRAAGARSWXQLALAGHAQAGPLARAPPHAALLAAAPAWLAATGWGVDLHLYELVEPTEPDDLAGPDDLTEPDDLTEPDDLTGPDDLTGPDELAEVAEPAEPSIEQMRPEPSPARP, encoded by the exons ATG GAGAGTATGGAGTTTGTGAAAGAGAACAAGCCAGCACAGCCACCGCTGTCCGTGTGGTGGCTGGCGGCCGGGCTGGCGGCCAGCGCCGCGCTGCTGGCGGGCGTGGCGCTGCTGGACGCCGCGCTGCCCGAGCCGCTCGGGCCCGGCGCGCCGCCCGAGCGCTTCCACGGGCTCACCGCGCACCGCCACCTCACCAACCTCACCGCGATCGGCCCGAGG GTGGCAGGCAGCTACGAGAACGAAGTGCTGGCGGTGGGCGTGCTGGTGGCGGCCGTGAAGGACATCGCGGCGCACGCCTCGCCGCACAACCGGCTCGAGCTGGACGTGCACACCGCCAGCGGAGCTTTTGAGCTTTCCTTCATGGACG GTATGAACAACGTGTACCGCGACGTGCAGAACGTGGTGGTGCGCGTGCGCGGCGTGGGCGGCCGCGCCACGGGCCGCTCCGCGCTGCTCCTCAACTGCCATTTTGACACTGTGCCTGACAGCCCCG GCGCCAGCGACGACGGCGCGGGCTGCGCGGTGCTGCTGGAGGTGCTGCGCGcgctggcggcggcgcggcgcccgCTGCGGCACGACGCCGTGTTCCTGTTCAACGGCGCCGAGGAGAACATCCTGCAGGCCTCGCACGCCTTCATCACGCAGCACAA GTGGGCGCGGGACGTGCGCGCCTTCATCAACATCGAGGCGTGCGGCGCGGGCGGCCGCGAGGTCCTGTTCCAGGCCGGCCCGCACGACCCCTGGATCGTCGAG ATGTACGCGAGTGTGGTGCCGCACCCGTACGCGTCGTCGCTGGCGCAGGAACTGTTCGAGAGCGGACTCATCCCCGCCGACACTGACTTCCGCATCTTCCGGGACTTCGGCAACCTGTCGG GCGTGGACCTGGCGTGGAGCTCCAACGGGTACGTGTACCACACGCGGCTGGACACGGCCCGCGCCGTGCCGGCCGCGGCGCTGCAGCGCACCGGCGACAACGTGCTGGCGCTGGCCGCGGCGCTGCTGGCCAGCGCGCGCCTGGAGCAGGCGCCGGACGGCGCGCGCCAGCCCGTGTTCTTCGACGTGCTGGGGctgcgcgtgctggcgctgcgcgcgcccgccgccgccgcctgcGCCGCCGCCACCACCGCGCTCGTCTTGCTCAAG GTGCACGTGAacgcgggcgcggcgcgcgcgcgccTGTACATGTCGCGCGCGGCCTGGTGGCGGGCCGTGGCGCGCGCCGCGCTGTGCCTGGCCGCGGCGCACGGCGCCGGCCTGCTGGCCGCGCTGCTGGCCGCGCTGCTGCTGGCCGCGGCCGGCGCGCGCATGGCCTACTACTCGCGGCCCTGGCTGCTGGCGCCGCTGTTCGCGCTGCCGGCGCTGGCCGCCACGCTGGGCGCGGCGCGCCGCGGCTGGGGCCGGCCGGCGCTGCTGCGCGGCTGGTGGGGCGCGCGCGCCTGGCACGACGCGGGCGCGCTGGGCGCGGCGCTGCTGCTGCAGCTGTGCGCGCTGGCGGGGCTGCGCTCGGGCTTCCTGCCGCTGCTGTGGGCGCTGCCGGCGGCCAGCGCCGACCTGCTGGCGGCGGCGCTGGGCGCGCGGGGCGGGGCGCGCGCGGCGCTGTGGGCGCTGGGCGCGGCGCTGCCGGCGGCGCAGACCATGTACCTGGCGCTGGGGTCGCTGCAGATGTTCGTGCCGCTGATGGGGCGCGCGGGCTCCAGCGCGGTGCCGGCGGACGCCGTCATGGCGCTGCTGGCGGCGGCGCTGGCGCAGGCGTGCTGCGGCTGGCTGCTggcgccggcggcggcggcgcggggagtggggcgcgcggcgcgggcggcggcgctggCGAGCGCGGCGGCGCTGCTGGCCGTGGCGCTGTCCCCGCTGGGCGCGCCGTACAGCGCGGCGCGGCCGCAGCGCCTCATGGTGTTCCACACGCGGCGCACGCTGCACGCGCCGCTGGTGCCGCAGGACGTGGTGGACCACTTGTACTGGGTGCCCGACCTCGACGCCAACACCGCGGACACGCTGCGCCGCCACG TGCCGGCGctggcgggcgcggcgccggTGTCGGCGGCGGAGTGCGCGCGCCTGCTGTACTGCGGCGTGCCCTACTACCTGCCCGTGCGCTCGCTCGTGCCGCGCTCgcacgccgcgcccgcgcccggcCCGCCGCTGCCGCGCCTGCGGGCCgcgctgcgcctgcgccgcctCAACGCCACCGCGCTGGAGCTGCGCCTGCGCCTGCGGGGGCCCGCGCACGTCGTGCTGCAGCTGCGGCCCGCGGCCGGCGCGC TCGCCTGGAGCAGCGTGCTgggcgcgccgcgcgccgccacgGACGGCACGTACTTCCTGGCGCTGCACGCCGCGCGCGGCGCCGAGCGGGGCGCGGCGCGCTGGGACCTGCGCCTGCAGCTGCagcgggcggcgggcgcgcgcAGCT GGCAGCTGGCGCTGGCGGGGCACGCGCAGGCCGGCCCGctggcgcgcgcgccgccgcacgccgcgctgctggccgccgcgcccgcctggCTGGCCGCCACCGGCTGGGGCGTCGACCTGCACCTCTACGAACTAGTCGAGCCCACAGAGCCCGATGATCTCGCAGGACCTGACGACCTCACAGAGCCCGACGACCTCACAGAGCCCGACGACCTCACAGGGCCCGACGACCTCACAGGGCCCGACGAGCTCGCCGAAGTTGCAGAACCCGCCGAACCATCGATCGAGCAG ATGCGGCCTGAGCCCAGCCCGGCCCGGCCCTAG
- the LOC118265890 gene encoding enhancer of mRNA-decapping protein 3, producing MSNWVGYAISVNCGEPLGCYQGTILEADGNTITLTKAFRNGFPYPKAQVTLNAADIKDLKIIESRAEPAEQTHSTVAVTKGAKKAQRATVCENLQANPTSSGNQPGSSSSTSQGGGGGAGGGAGGGAGGAGGARAPRSKPIDIQARANKNNTHAGSYGNPSSTPKSRGGGGGGFGNVYDKARRRNEACFGELADPALDDDFDFEGNLALFNKRALWEQIRNSHKPDVVRQADDVGKFRHDENIIGGAPAAPRRALRLPDALRGPCDYVTDTGLVLPAAAPRLRARLWAALQRAGLRGQAHTLLARAVADVALRLVGGGRRLDPRNAHQAPTVVALAGPHAAGGVALLAARLLASHGARAAALLAAPAPQPEPALARELAALAAAGVALAREPGELPSPDVVLLALHEPQLGEAQEPYAGAVAWAARARGALVGVEPPCGGWAGLAARAAVLGGLPAALAPSLGAQYLADVCVPAAMFEELEVEYRPPFGASPVLALHLATDAD from the exons ATGTCAAACTGGGTCGGATATGCTATATCGGTAAATTGTGGTGAGCCATTAGGCTGCTACCAAGGAACTATTTTGGAGGCGGATGGAAACACAATTACTTTAACGAAAGCCTTTAGGAATGGCTTTCCTTACCCAAAGGCACAAGTGACTCTTAA TGCAGCTGACATTAAAGATCTGAAGATAATTGAGTCCCGGGCCGAACCAGCTGAGCAGACTCATAGTACAGTGGCCGTTACTAAGGGTGCCAAAAAAGCACAAAGAGCAACAGTTTGTGAAAACTTGCAAGCAAACCCAACAAGTTCAG GTAACCAGCCAGGAAGCAGCAGTAGCACAAGCCAGGGGGGAGGAGGCGGTgccggcgggggcgcgggcggagGGGcagggggcgcggggggcgcgcgcGCTCCGCGCAGCAAGCCCATCGACATCCAGGCGCGCGCCAACAAGAACAACACGCACGCCG GAAGCTACGGTAACCCGAGTTCGACTCCCAAGAGCCGCGGCGGAGGCGGCGGAGGCTTCGGTAACGTATACGACAAGGCGAGGCGGCGCAACGAGGCCTGCTTCGGCGAGCTCGCCGACCCCGCGCTCGACGACGACTTCGACTTCGAGGGCAACCTCGCACTGTTCAACAAGCGCGCGCTGTGGGAACAGATCCGTAACTCGCACAAGCCCGACGTAGTGCGGCAGGCCGACGACGTGGGCAAGTTCCGGCACGACGAGAACATCATCGGGggcgcgcccgccgcgccgcgccgcgccctgCGCCTGCCCGACGCGCTGCGCGGGCCCTGCGACTACGTCACCGACACCGGGCTCGTGCTGCCGGCCGCGGCGCCGCGCCTGCGGGCCCGCCTGTGGGCCGCGCTGCAGCGGGCCGGCCTGCGCGGCCAGGCGCACACGCTGCTGGCGCGCGCCGTGGCCGACGTGGCGCTGCGCCTGgtgggcggcgggcggcgcctGGACCCGCGCAACGCGCACCAGGCGCCCACCGTGGTGGCGCTGGCCGGGCCGCACGCGGCGGGCGGCGTGGCGCTGCTGGCGGCGCGCCTGCTGGCGTCGCacggcgcgcgcgccgccgcgctgctggccgcGCCGGCCCCGCAGCCCGAGCCGGCGCTGGCGCGCGAGCTGGCGGCGCTGGCGGCGGCGGGCGTGGCGCTGGCGCGCGAGCCGGGCGAGCTGCCGAGCCCCGACGTGGTGCTGCTGGCGCTGCACGAGCCGCAGCTGGGCGAGGCGCAGGAGCCGTACGCGGGCGCCGTGGcgtgggcggcgcgggcgcgcggCGCGCTGGTGGGCGTGGAGCCGCCGTGCGGGGGCTGGGCGGGgctggcggcgcgcgcggcCGTGCTGGGCGGGCTGCCGGCGGCGCTGGCGCCGTCGCTGGGCGCGCAGTACCTGGCGGACGTGTGCGTGCCGGCGGCCATGTTCGAGGAGCTGGAGGTGGAGTACCGGCCCCCGTTCGGGGCCAGCCCCGTGCTGGCGCTGCACCTGGCCACGGACGCGGACTGA
- the LOC118265889 gene encoding basigin: MLRQLLLPPVLLFIALGVPSNAQSEAPAAGAGGTAGAAGAASAAAAGDVALELTYYDVGRAFSFNCTIPRTADAGGFVWRKNGTLVEEVWDLRERYKLEEGGAVFRLNGRSAEDDFGNYTCALGGAAPAQGWELRGRPYAKLPANTNVVEGQKLKLVCRVVGKPYPEVKWTVANSSEEGNGTDVTVALGARAVLAASEQGVAGAELVLEAAQRGDAGVYSCVAADGQAATTLRVKDMYAALWPFLGICAEVFVLCAIILVYEKRRTKPELDDSDTDNHEQKKS; this comes from the exons ATGCTGCGGCAACTGTTATTACCTCCGGTATTGCTATTTATAGCTCTCGGAGTTCCCTCAAACGCacaaa GCGAGGCGCCAGCTGCGGGCGCCGGGGGCACCGCAGGCGCTGCGGGCGCTgccagcgcggcggcggccggcgACGTGGCGCTGGAGCTCACGTACTACGACGTGGGCCGCGCCTTCTCCTTCAACTGCACCATCCCGCGCACTGCGGACGCCGGTGGCTTCGTTTG GAGGAAGAACGGCACTCTGGTGGAGGAAGTCTGGGACCTGCGCGAGCGATACAAGCTGGAGGAGGGCGGCGCCGTGTTCCGCCTCAACGGACGCTCGGCCGAGGACGACTTCGGCAACTACACCTGCGCGCTCGgcggcgccgcgcccgcgcaGGGCTGGGAGCTGCGCGGCCGCCCATACGCCAAGCTGCCCGCCAACACCAACGTCGTCGAGGGACAGAAACTTAAGCTCGTCTGCAGG GTGGTGGGCAAGCCGTACCCCGAGGTGAAGTGGACGGTGGCCAACTCGTCGGAGGAGGGCAACGGCACGGACGTGACGGTGGCGCTGGGCGCGCGCGCCGTGCTGGCGGCGTCGGAGCAGGGCGTGGCGGGCGCCGAGCTGGTCCTGGAGGCGGCGCAGCGCGGGGACGCCGGCGTGTACTCGTGCGTGGCGGCGGACGGCCAGGCCGCCACCACGCTGCGCGTCAAGGACATGTACGCGGCGCTGTGGCCCTTCCTGGGCATCTGCGCCGAGGTGTTCGTGCTGTGCGCCATCATCCTGGTGTACGAGAAGCGCCGCACCAAGCCCGAGCTGGACGACTCGGACACGGACAACCACGAGCA GAAGAAGTCGTAA